From Solea senegalensis isolate Sse05_10M linkage group LG19, IFAPA_SoseM_1, whole genome shotgun sequence, the proteins below share one genomic window:
- the prr14 gene encoding uncharacterized protein prr14 isoform X1, which produces MPFCFLCFSCCYLQRGSYKERERESKEMLTHSSDLLPQIVCPMDEDAIPSNPFCSAPPHSEPPPPLLPLSSNTPSCANDEISGHRRSGRIQGVRLQTPKKQCHKDIRAVQKPSRQNLFPIRRQRDSRSMVQVSQSKHPKVVCGAQNKDGLDFKVATENENTKKDQKSTWNEPDVSAEGNIVEQVADNTTAESDMDTGRDLALEHGDESASSLKGWVIGPLFRNLKSKISSFTEIVWSPVKLFRPNSPPLSMEYSEEPAECQLQDNRQSDVELSNIFQPVGQSEVENQEPDVNQQRVSDDAKNRTRCFSKKLQFDLDLPTNNSEQIDECTVTRTEKISPESVPSEDGPKPCIFSNNVSQCVGSSLLLQPSVILSISQESDVKMSSAGAKQGRLAVRLKPPPRKATGNRSETKKVMSKPHMKKEESDPQISDEQLSQRNSNKSNPNHTAKTQPLSASAFHTHLGADNLQPDDEKKIKKIKSDCIVGQILWNNSNDSPPDRRTLTSSLDTEQLENQTIPESYSAASLGRSKRGIKGSLNSQESGRRKKLRIDGCKEDVVNLPSDSGTLRGLRPQRRDVVLTDTIVDREETLKPLKKRHHVTTKTNRKGKLRQEMLPTVNEAVLNALTECSPDAVMLCSVDKSRGASENSQKGSGTKTKPFGSGKRLNTRTGFCKPDVNIDSMDLETTVAITSSGQTQQEPLSEVIVHPGEEQLQSTSKSRATNKKPLKRKSPVQVSLMKEIDSTFSSNSLAKSIELTSTTFDKSPPVQREENLKTELNHSSKRSKKGFKGAVKSKVTTQCTDNNLYLITKECQSEEGKGKNSMDPMYFDMTPFESDQHPAPLPSQSNLECCVQLNNEVKHLMVEMVNSTAPFIFVADEPVPTDIEASNNSRLRSSARKSNTTAKPRKVDKQRRRCRVLHGRTHKGEEIRESITMEDADLAPHSSENLSNRLLRSYSCPEIPSVHPQDTPWISSLDSPHHNRTPTPQQHQSLHTPFVPHAQKFIRRARRHTVCSVEVEREIAPLCLRKEVYPLRRSLPHDGFTQHLSPHVALSPSTSLSALAFCFLSSPLAFLSNGVDGRGAAASPSTSNHVFSPISPSSLTSSVSSSTWHHSGILPSSDSHSPSNCSSSGKIVECETEMRQSEEEEDAEDTSSSSPEYGDIALKEEKALSDSEIKVVQKQEERGKVSSIRIRKTLPKTQNNLTPMGLPKAIRLKKKEFSLEEIYTNKNFSKPPESRLETIFEVPLNRRNGSESWFSQRRVKRFLEFLEVGEARKPKKPLVGVGKAGTSSSRTRRGGVTKDVPPLSAQDVDSLLCAKLDQLSLWLIRDQKDS; this is translated from the exons atgcctttttgttttctttgtttttcctgttgttaTTTACAGAGAGGATCGTAcaaggagcgagagagagagagcaaggagATGTTGACTCACTCCTCTGACTTACTCCCTCAGATAGTTTGTCCAATGGATGAAGATGCTATTCCCTCAAACCCTTTCTGTAGTGCACCTCCCCACAGTGAACCTCCACCACCTCTCCTACCCCTTTCCTCCAACACTCCCAG CTGTGCAAATGATGAAATATCAGGACACAGGAGAAGTGGTCGTATTCAAGGGGTCAGACTTCAAACACCTAAAAAACAGTGCCACAAGGACATCAGAGCAGTTCAGAAACCATCCAGACAGAATCTGTTCCCCATcaggagacaaagagacagtAGAAGCatg GTGCAAGTGTCGCAGTCCAAGCACCCTAAAGTTGTATGTGGGGCACAAAACAAG gATGGATTGGATTTTAAGGTTGCAACCGAGAACGAGAATAC GaaaaaagaccagaaaagcACCTGGAATGAGCCCGATGTCTCTGCTGAAGGAAATATAGTTGAGCAAGTGGCTGACAATACTACTGCTGAATCGGACATGGATACAGGCAGGGATTTGGCACTGGAACACGGTGATGAAAGTGCATCTTCCTTAAAAGGATGGGTGATAGGCCCATTATTTCGGAATTTAAAGTCAAAGATAAGCAGTTTCACAGAGATTGTCTGGAGTCCTGTTAAACTCTTCAGACCCAACAGTCCTCCACTGTCAATGGAGTATTCAGAGGAACCCGCTGAATGTCAGCTGCAGGACAATAGACAATCTGATGTTGAGCTGAGCAATATATTTCAGCCAGTAGGACAAAGTGAAGTTGAGAATCAAGAGCCTGACGTGAATCAGCAGAGGGTTAGTGACGATGCAAAAAACAGAACCCGATGTTTCTCAAAGAAATTACAGTTTGACCTGGATTTACCAACAAACAACTCTGAACAGATCGATGAATGTACAGTAACTCGGACAGAAAAGATTTCTCCTGAATCTGTGCCTTCTGAAGACGGTCCCAAACCCTGCATTTTCTCTAACAATGTGTCACAATGTGTTGGCTCTTCTTTACTATTACAGCCCTCTGTCATTTTGAGTATCTCACAGGAGTCCGATGTGAAGATGTCCAGTGCAGGGGCGAAGCAAGGCAGGCTGGCTGTCAGGCTGAAACCACCGCCTAGAAAGGCTACAGGAAATAGatcagaaacaaaaaaggttATGTCTAAGCCTCACATGAAGAAAGAAGAGTCTGACCCACAGATCAGTGACGAGCAGCTTTCTCAAAGGAACTCAAACAAATCCAACCCAAACCATACAGCCAAAACTCAGCCATTATCTGCTTCAGCCTTTCACACTCACCTCGGCGCAGACAATCTTCAGCCtgatgatgaaaagaaaatcaagaaaATTAAAAGTGACTGTATAGTTGGACAAATCCTATGGAACAATTCAAATGACAGTCCTCCTGACAGAAGGACACTGACGTCCTCTTTGGACACGGAACAGCTAGAAAATCAGACAATTCCTGAGTCTTATTCGGCTGCAAGTCTTGGAAGATCAAAGAGGGGGATTAAAGGGTCTTTGAATTCTCAAGAGTcggggaggaggaaaaaacttAGGATAGATGGATGTAAAGAAGATGTAGTAAACCTGCCTTCAGATAGTGGCACGCTGAGAGGTCTaagaccacagagaagagaTGTTGTGCTGACGGATACAATTGTAGACAGGGAAGAAACACTGAAACCTCTGAAAAAAAGACATCACGTTACAACAAAAACTAATAGAAAAGGAAAGTTAAGACAAGAAATGCTTCCTACAGTAAATGAAGCCGTGTTAAATGCACTGACTGAATGTTCCCCTGATGCAGTGATGCTTTGCTCTGTGGATAAAAGCCGTGGTGCATCAGAGAATAGTCAAAAGGGCAGCGGCACAAAGACAAAGCCTTTTGGTTCAGGCAAGAGACTTAACACAAGGACAGGTTTTTGCAAACCTGATGTAAACATTGACAGTATGGATCTGGAAACCACCGTGGCAATCACCTCTTCTGGACAAACCCAGCAGGAGCCTTTGTCAGAAGTTATTGTTCATCCTGGTGAAGAGCAGCTCCAGAGCACAAGCAAGAGCAGGGCTACAAACAAGAAACCACTGAAACGAAAATCGCCTGTCCAAGTGAGTTTGATGAAAGAAATAGACAGCACTTTCTCTTCTAACTCATTGGCAAAGTCAATAGAATTAACATCGACTACGTTTGATAAATCCCCACCTGTTCAAAGAGAAGAGAACTTGAAAACGGAGCTCAACCATTCGTCCAAGAGATCCAAAAAGGGTTTCAAAGGAGCTGTTAAATCTAAAGTGACAACACAATGTACTGATAATAACTTATATTTAATAACCAAAGAATGCCAGTCTGAAGAAGGAAAAGGCAAAAATTCAATGGACCCTATGTATTTTGATATGACACCTTTTGAAAGTGATCAGCATCCTGCTCCTTTACCCTCCCAATCTAATTTAGAGTGTTGTGTACAGTTAAATAATGAAGTTAAACACTTAATGGTTGAGATGGTAAACAGCACTGCTCCCTTTATTTTTGTGGCAGATGAGCCAGTTCCTACTGACATTGAAGCCAGTAATAACAGCAGGTTGAGGTCCAGTGCAAGAAAAAGTAATACTACTGCTAAGCCCAGGAAAGTGGATAAACAAAGGAGAAGATGTAGAGTGTTGCATGGTAGGACACACAAAGGTGAAGAAATTAGAGAGTCGATCACTATGGAGGATGCAGATCTGGCTCCTCACTCTTCAGAAAACCTTTCCAATCGTCTGTTGCGCAGCTACTCATGCCCAGAGATCCCATCCGTCCATCCCCAGGACACACCCTGGATTTCATCTTTGGATTCTCCACATCACAACAGGACTCCCACGCCACAGCAGCACCAGTCCCTTCACACTCCTTTTGTCCCTCATGCCCAAAAGTTCATTCGGCGGGCTCGTCGTCACACGGTCTGCAGTGTGGAAGTAGAACGAGAGATTGCTCCTCTGTGTCTTCGTAAGGAGGTGTATCCATTGAGAAGATCTCTCCCACATGATGGCTTCACGCAGCATTTGTCCCCTCATGTCGCACTTTCTCCCAGCACTTCCCTGTCAGCTCTGGCGTTCTGTTTCCTTTCGAGCCCCCTGGCCTTTCTTTCGAATGGAGTCGAtggcagaggagctgctgcCAGCCCCAGCACTTCCAATCATGTTTTTTCTCCCATCTCCCCCTCATCTTTGACATCCTCGGTGAGCTCCTCCACATGGCACCATTCAGGAATCCTCCCAAGTAGTGACTCTCATTCTCCCTCGAATTGTAGTTCAAG TGGAAAAATTGTGGAGTGTGAGACTGAGATGAGgcaaagtgaggaggaggaggatgctgaaGACACAAGCTCATCCAGCCCGGAGTATGGAGACATTGCATTGAAAGAGGAAAAGGCTCTATCTGACTCTGAAATCAAG GTGGTGCAAAAGCAAGAGGAGCGAGGGAAGGTGTCGTCCATTAGAATTCGGAAAACTTTACCTAAAACTCAGAATAACCTGACACCCATGGGCCTGCCCAAAGCCATCAG GCTGAAAAAGAAGGAGTTTAGTCTGGAAGAAATCTACACCAATAAGAATTTCAGCAAACCTCCTGAAAG CCGGCTGGAGACCATATTCGAGGTGCCTCTCAATCGTCGGAATGGTTCAGAGTCCTGGTTCAGTCAGAGACGTGTCAAAAGATTTCTGGAGTTCCTGGAGGTTGGGGAGGCCAGGAAACCAAAGAAGCCACTTGTTGGTGTCGGAAAGGCTGGTACCTCGTCTTCAAGGACGAGGCGAGGGGGCGTGACTAAAGACGTACCGCCCCTCAGCGCGCAGGACGTGGACTCGCTGCTGTGTGCCAAACTTGATCAGCTGAGTTTGTGGTTGATACGTGATCAGAAAGACAGCTGA
- the prr14 gene encoding uncharacterized protein prr14 isoform X2 translates to MLTHSSDLLPQIVCPMDEDAIPSNPFCSAPPHSEPPPPLLPLSSNTPSCANDEISGHRRSGRIQGVRLQTPKKQCHKDIRAVQKPSRQNLFPIRRQRDSRSMVQVSQSKHPKVVCGAQNKDGLDFKVATENENTKKDQKSTWNEPDVSAEGNIVEQVADNTTAESDMDTGRDLALEHGDESASSLKGWVIGPLFRNLKSKISSFTEIVWSPVKLFRPNSPPLSMEYSEEPAECQLQDNRQSDVELSNIFQPVGQSEVENQEPDVNQQRVSDDAKNRTRCFSKKLQFDLDLPTNNSEQIDECTVTRTEKISPESVPSEDGPKPCIFSNNVSQCVGSSLLLQPSVILSISQESDVKMSSAGAKQGRLAVRLKPPPRKATGNRSETKKVMSKPHMKKEESDPQISDEQLSQRNSNKSNPNHTAKTQPLSASAFHTHLGADNLQPDDEKKIKKIKSDCIVGQILWNNSNDSPPDRRTLTSSLDTEQLENQTIPESYSAASLGRSKRGIKGSLNSQESGRRKKLRIDGCKEDVVNLPSDSGTLRGLRPQRRDVVLTDTIVDREETLKPLKKRHHVTTKTNRKGKLRQEMLPTVNEAVLNALTECSPDAVMLCSVDKSRGASENSQKGSGTKTKPFGSGKRLNTRTGFCKPDVNIDSMDLETTVAITSSGQTQQEPLSEVIVHPGEEQLQSTSKSRATNKKPLKRKSPVQVSLMKEIDSTFSSNSLAKSIELTSTTFDKSPPVQREENLKTELNHSSKRSKKGFKGAVKSKVTTQCTDNNLYLITKECQSEEGKGKNSMDPMYFDMTPFESDQHPAPLPSQSNLECCVQLNNEVKHLMVEMVNSTAPFIFVADEPVPTDIEASNNSRLRSSARKSNTTAKPRKVDKQRRRCRVLHGRTHKGEEIRESITMEDADLAPHSSENLSNRLLRSYSCPEIPSVHPQDTPWISSLDSPHHNRTPTPQQHQSLHTPFVPHAQKFIRRARRHTVCSVEVEREIAPLCLRKEVYPLRRSLPHDGFTQHLSPHVALSPSTSLSALAFCFLSSPLAFLSNGVDGRGAAASPSTSNHVFSPISPSSLTSSVSSSTWHHSGILPSSDSHSPSNCSSSGKIVECETEMRQSEEEEDAEDTSSSSPEYGDIALKEEKALSDSEIKVVQKQEERGKVSSIRIRKTLPKTQNNLTPMGLPKAIRLKKKEFSLEEIYTNKNFSKPPESRLETIFEVPLNRRNGSESWFSQRRVKRFLEFLEVGEARKPKKPLVGVGKAGTSSSRTRRGGVTKDVPPLSAQDVDSLLCAKLDQLSLWLIRDQKDS, encoded by the exons ATGTTGACTCACTCCTCTGACTTACTCCCTCAGATAGTTTGTCCAATGGATGAAGATGCTATTCCCTCAAACCCTTTCTGTAGTGCACCTCCCCACAGTGAACCTCCACCACCTCTCCTACCCCTTTCCTCCAACACTCCCAG CTGTGCAAATGATGAAATATCAGGACACAGGAGAAGTGGTCGTATTCAAGGGGTCAGACTTCAAACACCTAAAAAACAGTGCCACAAGGACATCAGAGCAGTTCAGAAACCATCCAGACAGAATCTGTTCCCCATcaggagacaaagagacagtAGAAGCatg GTGCAAGTGTCGCAGTCCAAGCACCCTAAAGTTGTATGTGGGGCACAAAACAAG gATGGATTGGATTTTAAGGTTGCAACCGAGAACGAGAATAC GaaaaaagaccagaaaagcACCTGGAATGAGCCCGATGTCTCTGCTGAAGGAAATATAGTTGAGCAAGTGGCTGACAATACTACTGCTGAATCGGACATGGATACAGGCAGGGATTTGGCACTGGAACACGGTGATGAAAGTGCATCTTCCTTAAAAGGATGGGTGATAGGCCCATTATTTCGGAATTTAAAGTCAAAGATAAGCAGTTTCACAGAGATTGTCTGGAGTCCTGTTAAACTCTTCAGACCCAACAGTCCTCCACTGTCAATGGAGTATTCAGAGGAACCCGCTGAATGTCAGCTGCAGGACAATAGACAATCTGATGTTGAGCTGAGCAATATATTTCAGCCAGTAGGACAAAGTGAAGTTGAGAATCAAGAGCCTGACGTGAATCAGCAGAGGGTTAGTGACGATGCAAAAAACAGAACCCGATGTTTCTCAAAGAAATTACAGTTTGACCTGGATTTACCAACAAACAACTCTGAACAGATCGATGAATGTACAGTAACTCGGACAGAAAAGATTTCTCCTGAATCTGTGCCTTCTGAAGACGGTCCCAAACCCTGCATTTTCTCTAACAATGTGTCACAATGTGTTGGCTCTTCTTTACTATTACAGCCCTCTGTCATTTTGAGTATCTCACAGGAGTCCGATGTGAAGATGTCCAGTGCAGGGGCGAAGCAAGGCAGGCTGGCTGTCAGGCTGAAACCACCGCCTAGAAAGGCTACAGGAAATAGatcagaaacaaaaaaggttATGTCTAAGCCTCACATGAAGAAAGAAGAGTCTGACCCACAGATCAGTGACGAGCAGCTTTCTCAAAGGAACTCAAACAAATCCAACCCAAACCATACAGCCAAAACTCAGCCATTATCTGCTTCAGCCTTTCACACTCACCTCGGCGCAGACAATCTTCAGCCtgatgatgaaaagaaaatcaagaaaATTAAAAGTGACTGTATAGTTGGACAAATCCTATGGAACAATTCAAATGACAGTCCTCCTGACAGAAGGACACTGACGTCCTCTTTGGACACGGAACAGCTAGAAAATCAGACAATTCCTGAGTCTTATTCGGCTGCAAGTCTTGGAAGATCAAAGAGGGGGATTAAAGGGTCTTTGAATTCTCAAGAGTcggggaggaggaaaaaacttAGGATAGATGGATGTAAAGAAGATGTAGTAAACCTGCCTTCAGATAGTGGCACGCTGAGAGGTCTaagaccacagagaagagaTGTTGTGCTGACGGATACAATTGTAGACAGGGAAGAAACACTGAAACCTCTGAAAAAAAGACATCACGTTACAACAAAAACTAATAGAAAAGGAAAGTTAAGACAAGAAATGCTTCCTACAGTAAATGAAGCCGTGTTAAATGCACTGACTGAATGTTCCCCTGATGCAGTGATGCTTTGCTCTGTGGATAAAAGCCGTGGTGCATCAGAGAATAGTCAAAAGGGCAGCGGCACAAAGACAAAGCCTTTTGGTTCAGGCAAGAGACTTAACACAAGGACAGGTTTTTGCAAACCTGATGTAAACATTGACAGTATGGATCTGGAAACCACCGTGGCAATCACCTCTTCTGGACAAACCCAGCAGGAGCCTTTGTCAGAAGTTATTGTTCATCCTGGTGAAGAGCAGCTCCAGAGCACAAGCAAGAGCAGGGCTACAAACAAGAAACCACTGAAACGAAAATCGCCTGTCCAAGTGAGTTTGATGAAAGAAATAGACAGCACTTTCTCTTCTAACTCATTGGCAAAGTCAATAGAATTAACATCGACTACGTTTGATAAATCCCCACCTGTTCAAAGAGAAGAGAACTTGAAAACGGAGCTCAACCATTCGTCCAAGAGATCCAAAAAGGGTTTCAAAGGAGCTGTTAAATCTAAAGTGACAACACAATGTACTGATAATAACTTATATTTAATAACCAAAGAATGCCAGTCTGAAGAAGGAAAAGGCAAAAATTCAATGGACCCTATGTATTTTGATATGACACCTTTTGAAAGTGATCAGCATCCTGCTCCTTTACCCTCCCAATCTAATTTAGAGTGTTGTGTACAGTTAAATAATGAAGTTAAACACTTAATGGTTGAGATGGTAAACAGCACTGCTCCCTTTATTTTTGTGGCAGATGAGCCAGTTCCTACTGACATTGAAGCCAGTAATAACAGCAGGTTGAGGTCCAGTGCAAGAAAAAGTAATACTACTGCTAAGCCCAGGAAAGTGGATAAACAAAGGAGAAGATGTAGAGTGTTGCATGGTAGGACACACAAAGGTGAAGAAATTAGAGAGTCGATCACTATGGAGGATGCAGATCTGGCTCCTCACTCTTCAGAAAACCTTTCCAATCGTCTGTTGCGCAGCTACTCATGCCCAGAGATCCCATCCGTCCATCCCCAGGACACACCCTGGATTTCATCTTTGGATTCTCCACATCACAACAGGACTCCCACGCCACAGCAGCACCAGTCCCTTCACACTCCTTTTGTCCCTCATGCCCAAAAGTTCATTCGGCGGGCTCGTCGTCACACGGTCTGCAGTGTGGAAGTAGAACGAGAGATTGCTCCTCTGTGTCTTCGTAAGGAGGTGTATCCATTGAGAAGATCTCTCCCACATGATGGCTTCACGCAGCATTTGTCCCCTCATGTCGCACTTTCTCCCAGCACTTCCCTGTCAGCTCTGGCGTTCTGTTTCCTTTCGAGCCCCCTGGCCTTTCTTTCGAATGGAGTCGAtggcagaggagctgctgcCAGCCCCAGCACTTCCAATCATGTTTTTTCTCCCATCTCCCCCTCATCTTTGACATCCTCGGTGAGCTCCTCCACATGGCACCATTCAGGAATCCTCCCAAGTAGTGACTCTCATTCTCCCTCGAATTGTAGTTCAAG TGGAAAAATTGTGGAGTGTGAGACTGAGATGAGgcaaagtgaggaggaggaggatgctgaaGACACAAGCTCATCCAGCCCGGAGTATGGAGACATTGCATTGAAAGAGGAAAAGGCTCTATCTGACTCTGAAATCAAG GTGGTGCAAAAGCAAGAGGAGCGAGGGAAGGTGTCGTCCATTAGAATTCGGAAAACTTTACCTAAAACTCAGAATAACCTGACACCCATGGGCCTGCCCAAAGCCATCAG GCTGAAAAAGAAGGAGTTTAGTCTGGAAGAAATCTACACCAATAAGAATTTCAGCAAACCTCCTGAAAG CCGGCTGGAGACCATATTCGAGGTGCCTCTCAATCGTCGGAATGGTTCAGAGTCCTGGTTCAGTCAGAGACGTGTCAAAAGATTTCTGGAGTTCCTGGAGGTTGGGGAGGCCAGGAAACCAAAGAAGCCACTTGTTGGTGTCGGAAAGGCTGGTACCTCGTCTTCAAGGACGAGGCGAGGGGGCGTGACTAAAGACGTACCGCCCCTCAGCGCGCAGGACGTGGACTCGCTGCTGTGTGCCAAACTTGATCAGCTGAGTTTGTGGTTGATACGTGATCAGAAAGACAGCTGA